CCTGGAACAGGCTTTTTTGCGAAAGCTGCCACCCCTGGCGCCACGGCCTGTCAGCCAAGAATGCTCAAGTAATTGGATCACAGACGCTCCGTAATTTGGAGCAAGGAGAATCACATGGATTTTACATTTTTCAATCCCACGAAAATCATTTTCGGCGCCGGCTCTCTCGAAAAACTCGGCGCAACCGTAAGCAGCCTGGGTAAACACGCCCTGCTCGTGACCGGCGGCGGCAGCGTGAAGAGGAGCGGGATATTTGACCGCGCCGTGGCCAGCTTGAATGCCGCCGGCGTTGCCGTGACAGAGTGCGCGGGCATCGAGCCCAACCCACGCATCACCTCCGTCATGCGCGGCGCCCAGATTGCGAGGCGGGAGGGTTGCGATGTGGTCGTAGCCCTGGGCGGCGGCAGCACCATGGATGCCTCCAAGGTCATCGCCGCAGCGGTTCTGTATGAAGGAGATCCCTGGAACCTGATCGCGCATGGTCAGAAGGACTGGCATATCCCGACCGAGGCGCTGCCGGTCGTCACCGTCCCCACGCTGGCCGCCACGGGTTCGGAAATGAACAGCGGGGCCGTCATCAGCAATGACGACACCAAAGTGAAATCCTTTGTGCAGACGGATTGCCTCTTTCCGAAGGTGGCAGTGGTCGATCCCGAATTGACCCTGACCGTGCCCAAGGATCAAACCGCGTACGGCGTGTGCGACATCATCACCCATGTCATGGAGGGCTATTTCAACGGCGTGGACGGCACGCCCATTCAGGATCGCTTCGCCGAAGGCGTTATCATCAATGCGGTGGAATGGGGCCGTAAGGCTGTGGCCGATGGTTCGAACCTCGAAGCACGCGAGCAGGTGCAGTGGGCTTCCATAGTGGCGCTCAACGGCTGGATTCAGGCCGGGGTGGATATGGTGCCGCCCATGCACATGATCGAGCACGCTCTGTCCGCTCACCACAACATCACCCATGGCGCCGGCCTGGCCATTGTCGGCCCGGCCTGGATGCGGTTCGCCGCCAAAGCCCGGCCCGCGCGTTTTGCCCAGTTTGCCGAGCGTGTTTTCGGCATCTCGCCTGAAGGAAAGGGCGTTCAGATTGTGTCAAGGGAAGGTATCGACGCCTACGTGGCCTTCCTGCGGGAAATCGGTTGTCCCACGCGCTTGTCGGATGTCGGCATCGGCGATGAACTGGTCGAGCAGTATGCGACGGACGCCGCGCTCGTGGTGCATGATGAGCAAGGCAGACTGCTCGGTCGTCCGCCCATGACCAAGGCAGATATTGTGGCGGTGCTGCGAGACGCGCTGTAAAAAAATGTATTCAGGAGCTGAGATATGGAAATCAAACGGAATGGATCCCAAGCTTCCATCACCGGCCCGGCGGACTGGTTTGCGGGCAGGGTGCGCATTGCCCCCCTGCTGTTCGAAGCCCAGGCTCCGGCCCGTGTGACCAGCGGGGCCGTGACCTTCGAGCCGGGCGCGCGAACGGCGTGGCACACGCATCCCCTGGGACAGATGCTCATCGTCACGGCCGGATGCGGCCGCGTGCAACTGGACGGTGCCCCGGTGCAGGAAATTCGCCCCGGCGACACGGTCTGGATCGCGCCGGACGAGCGCCACTGGCATGGCGCGGCTCCCCGCACTGCCATGACGCACATTGCCATTCAGGAGATGCTGGATGGATCAAGCGTGACATGGTCCGATCATGTCACGGACGAGGAGTACGGCGCGACCCCCTGCGGGTAGGTCGGATGCATCCGGAAATGTTCCGGAGACACTATATCGTAGCATGCGAAATATGCGGCGGTCCGGTTTGCGTGTCGCCGCATGTTTTTCTGAAATGCGTAACAATCGGACGCGGCCTGGCGGCCGGGTCAGCCTTTGCGCCTTGAGTCGCAGCGGTTGCTCACGTTTCGGAGAATCGGGCAAAAATATACGAGGATTGGTCTACTCTTTCGCGCCATGACTGGTAATCGGAAGAACGCTCATTCGCAGAATACGCTCAGAGAGTGGGCAAACAATGCTTTCAAGGAGAAATAAATATGAACACCACACGACAGAACAAAAACGACAGTCCGGCCCTGCCAGGTCGCCGCCATGTATTGAAGACCGGGATGGCGCTGGCCGCGGCGTCCGTGTTTCCCCTCGCGGTCGCTCAGGCCAATACCGACAAAGCTCTGGTCGGCAGCAACGCATACACGCTTGAAGATCGCCGCAGGCTGGGCTCCCTTGAAGTCTCCAGCATCGGCCTCGGCGTGCAGAACATGAGTCGCACCTACCAGACGACCATCCCTACCCGATCCGAAATGCACAACATCATCCGCACAGCTTATGACCGAGGCGTCACCTTTTTCGATGCGGCAGAGGCCTATGGGCCGCATGAGGTGGAGCGGATTCTCGGCGAAGGGGTCCAGCCGTTTCGGGATCAGGTCGTGATCGCATCCAAATTCGGCTGGAACATAGACCTTGAAACGGGCGAACGGCTGCCCGGCCTGAACAGCCGCCCCGAGCATATCAAACTGGCGGTGGAGGGCATGCTCAAGCGTCTGCGCACCGATCGCATTGATCTTTTGTACCAGCACCGCGTTGACCCGCAGGTACCCATCGAAGATGTCGCCGGCGCGGTCAGGGAACTGATCGCGCAGGGCAAGGTGCTGCACTGGGGTCTGTCCGAAATGGGCACGAACACTTTGCGCCGCGCCCATGCCGAACTTCCCGTGACAGCGGTCCAGAACGAATATTCCATGCTGTGGCGCGGCCCGGAAGAAAAAGTCATCCCACTCTGTCAGGAGCTCGGGATAGGCTTTGTGCCGTGGAGCCCCCTTGGCGTGGGTTTCCTGACCGGGGCCATCGACGCCAGGACGCGCTTTGCCGACGGTGATTTCCGTAAGACCGAATCCCGTTTCGCACCCGAGAATCTGCCTCACAATCTGGCTCTCGTGGACCTGCTCAAAAGCTGGGCCAAGCGCAAAGAGACCTCGCCCGGCCAGATCTCGCTGGCCTGGCTGCTGGCGCAGAAGCCGTGGATCGTCCCCATTCCCGGCACGACGCAGATGGTGCATATGCTCGAAAACATCGGCGCTGCCGCTGTCCGCTTCACTTCAGCCGAATTGGACGAGCTGAACAAGGCTGTCGCGGCCACTGAGATTCAGGGTGCGCGCCTGCCGGATTTTGTCCAGGTGTTCTCGGATGTGGAAGCGCCATTTAAAAAATAATCGTTCTCGAACAAAAAATTCGCGATAGGGCCTCTGCGCTGAGCTTGACGCTTGATGCGAAGTGTGGCCGTACGGATTTCGAATGACCAACACTGGCCCATCGCAAAATCCGCGAGTGTCTCCGAATTGGAAAAATGTTATTAAAGGAGTTTTTCATGCACGTGATTCTTGTCAACGGCAGCCCACATCCACACGGCTGCACTTACACAGCCCTGGAAGCGGTGGCTTCGACACTGCGGGAGGGAGGGATCGAAACCATTTTTTTCCAGGTCGGCACTAAGCCCTTGGCGGGGTGCATCGACTGCCGCTCCTGCGCTAAGACCGGGCGCTGCGTTTTTGACGACAAGGTTAACGAGTTCGTGGAGTTGGCCGAACAGGCCGACGGCTTCGTGTTC
The window above is part of the Deltaproteobacteria bacterium HGW-Deltaproteobacteria-18 genome. Proteins encoded here:
- a CDS encoding alcohol dehydrogenase, with the protein product MDFTFFNPTKIIFGAGSLEKLGATVSSLGKHALLVTGGGSVKRSGIFDRAVASLNAAGVAVTECAGIEPNPRITSVMRGAQIARREGCDVVVALGGGSTMDASKVIAAAVLYEGDPWNLIAHGQKDWHIPTEALPVVTVPTLAATGSEMNSGAVISNDDTKVKSFVQTDCLFPKVAVVDPELTLTVPKDQTAYGVCDIITHVMEGYFNGVDGTPIQDRFAEGVIINAVEWGRKAVADGSNLEAREQVQWASIVALNGWIQAGVDMVPPMHMIEHALSAHHNITHGAGLAIVGPAWMRFAAKARPARFAQFAERVFGISPEGKGVQIVSREGIDAYVAFLREIGCPTRLSDVGIGDELVEQYATDAALVVHDEQGRLLGRPPMTKADIVAVLRDAL
- a CDS encoding cupin domain-containing protein translates to MEIKRNGSQASITGPADWFAGRVRIAPLLFEAQAPARVTSGAVTFEPGARTAWHTHPLGQMLIVTAGCGRVQLDGAPVQEIRPGDTVWIAPDERHWHGAAPRTAMTHIAIQEMLDGSSVTWSDHVTDEEYGATPCG
- a CDS encoding aldo/keto reductase, which produces MALAAASVFPLAVAQANTDKALVGSNAYTLEDRRRLGSLEVSSIGLGVQNMSRTYQTTIPTRSEMHNIIRTAYDRGVTFFDAAEAYGPHEVERILGEGVQPFRDQVVIASKFGWNIDLETGERLPGLNSRPEHIKLAVEGMLKRLRTDRIDLLYQHRVDPQVPIEDVAGAVRELIAQGKVLHWGLSEMGTNTLRRAHAELPVTAVQNEYSMLWRGPEEKVIPLCQELGIGFVPWSPLGVGFLTGAIDARTRFADGDFRKTESRFAPENLPHNLALVDLLKSWAKRKETSPGQISLAWLLAQKPWIVPIPGTTQMVHMLENIGAAAVRFTSAELDELNKAVAATEIQGARLPDFVQVFSDVEAPFKK